The Herbiconiux sp. A18JL235 region TTTCGGTGCGGTAGCGCATGAGCAGGCCGTCGCGAAGCAGCTCCTTCTCGATCTGCGCGACGGTGCCGAGCATCCGTGGGTCGTCGGGGGCGACGAAGCCGATCTGCCCGAGCAGCAGCAACGAGGCGTCGACCTGCGTTCCGCCGTAGTGCTGCACGAAGGTGTTGCGTTCGGCGTCGAAGCCGTGCTCCTCGATCTCGGCCCGGATGGCGTCGCGGAGCTCCGCCCAGCGCGCGGAGTCGCCCGGCAGGCCGTAGCGCTCGACGGCCTCGACGCCGCAGGCGAACGCGGCCCAGATCATCGCGCGGGAGTGGGTGAAGGCCTGCTGAGGCCCGCGGATCTCCCAGATGCCGTTGTCGGGCCGCTGCCAGGTCTTCTCCAGAAAACCCAGCAGGGCGCGCTGCAGCGGCCAGGAGTACTGGTCTTCCTCGACGCCGATGCGCCGTGCCTCGCGCAGGGCGATCATGAGCTCGCCGAAGATGTCGCCCTGGTACTGCGTGGAGGCGTCGTTGCCGACACGCACGGGGGAGGAGCCCTGGTAGCCGGGGAGGCTCGGGACTTCGTACTCGGGCAGGTGCCGCTCGCCGGAGAGACCGTACATGATCTGGATGTCGGCGGGGTCGCCCGCGATGGCCCGGAGCAGCCACCGGCGCCAGTGGCCGGCCTCGGCCTCGTAGCCGTAGATCATGAGCGCGCTGAGCGTGAGGGAGGCGTCACGAATCCAGGTGTAGCGATAGTCCCAGTTGCGGGCGCCGCCGAACTGTTCGGGCAGGCTCGTCGTCGCGGCCGCCACGATGCCGCCCGTCTCGGCGTGGGTGAGGGCTCGGAGCACGAGCAGCGAGCGCCTGACCGCGGCCGCGTACTCGCCCTCGATCGGCGCCGCCGACGCCCACTCGCGCCACCAGGCCAGAGTGTCGTCGAGCTGCTCCGAGACGTCGAGGGCCCCCGGGGGGTTGCGGTGCGACGGGTACCAGGTGAGCACGATGTCGACCTCGTCGCCCTCGCTCACCTCGAACTCGGCGGCGTGGGCGTGATCGGTGGCCCTGAGGGCGGGGCCCCTCACGATCACGGCGTCGGGCCCGGCGACGCCCACCACCGCGTGGCCGCCCTGCTCGGGTGCCTGCCGCATCCACGGCAGCGCGTCGGCGTAGCCGAAACGGATGGCGAGCTCTTCGCGCAGGCGCACCGTGCCCTCGACGCCCCGCACCCGGCGCACCACCTCGGCGCGGCCCGCGCCCATCGGCATGAAGTCGACGACCTCGGCGACACCCCCCGCGGTCTGCCAGCGGGTGACCAGCACGAAGGTGTCGTCGATGTAGGAGCGGGTGCTGGTGGCGCCCGGGTCGACGGGGGCCACGACCCAGCGCCCGTGCTCCTCGGTGCCGAGCAGTGCGCCGAAGGTCGACGCGGAGTCGAAGCGGGGCAGGCAGAGCCAGTCGATGCTCCCGTCTATTCCGACCAGGGCCGCCGTGTGGCAGTCGCCGATGAGCGCGTAGTCCGCGATGGGGAGTGACATGATCCGATTCTGGTGCGAACCACCGACACGCGCACACGGGCGCGCGGGGGCTCCGGCCGTGCCGCGCCTGCCCCCCCCCCGGTTGTGCTCCGGCACCCGCCGATGAAGAATGTCGAGGTGAAGTACCGCGGAACCGTGCTGGGCGTCGTCGCCATGACCTTCGTGGTCGGCGTCGCGGTGGCCACCTCCGTTCCCGCGGCCTCGCTCGCGACGGTCGGTTCGTTCGACGACATCCGCATCGACGCCGCACCCGGGGCGGAGCAGTCGTTCGACGCCGCGTCGGGCCAGCTCGCCGCCGTCGCCCGCGACGGCTACGTGATCCACACCCCCACCCCGACTCCCACGCCCAAGCCGGTCGCGTCGAGTCAGGGCGGCTACGGCGGTGCCCAGTGCCAGGCCGGTGCGGATGCGGTGACCGAGACCGCGGGCTTCTCACCCGTCTACCCCGACGGCAACCGCATGTCCGACCTGTTCGGCCCGCGCGCCGAAGGCTTCCACAAGGGCATCGACATGCTCAACGGGCCCGGTGTGCCGGTGCACGCGATCGCCGACGGCATCGTCATCGGAGCCTCCGGCAACGGGGGCACCGGCGGCGTCTACATATCGATCGCCCACAAGGTGGGGGGCGTGGCGGTCTGCAGCATGTACATGCACTTCCAGGACGGCTCGCTCATGGCGGGCGTCGGCGACACCGTGAAGGCCGGCCAGGTCATCGGTCTCACCGGGCGCACGGGCAACGCGACCACCGAGCACACGCACTTCGAGCTCTACGGTGCCGACGGTGTGCGCTACGACCCGATGCCGTTCATGACGGAGCACGGCATCATCTGACGCGGGATCGCCGCATCCGGTGCCGTCGCGTCTCCCGACGCCGACCGGGGAGTCAGGATGCGTGTCCTGGGTCGCGATATATCTTGACATCGCGAACCCTCGCGATCTATCGTGTCTGCAGAAGCAGAAACGCGATATAACGCGACTTCGACCGGGAGGTCATCATGGTCTTGGAGAAGTGGATCGTCGACGGTCCGAAAGTCATCGACATCGAGCTCGTGCGCTCGCTCAAGGTCGGCCTCATCGGCGGGCAGGTCGACATCATCGGGCACGACGAGCCCGGAGCACGCATCGAGGTGCACTCCGTCTCGGGCAAAGACCTCAAGATCTCCATCGACGGCGACGCCCTCGAGATCGACCACCCCCAGCTGCGATGGGACAACTTCATCGAGGTGTTCAAGTCGTGGCGAGGCAACGCCAGGGCCGACGTGAGCATCCTGGTGCCGCGCGACGTCGCCCTCAAGTTCGGGGTCATCTCGGCATCGGGGCTCATCTCGGGGCTCACGGCGGATGCTCGGGTGAGCACCGTCAACGGCGACGTCGTCGTCGACTCGGTGACGGGCGACCTCGACCTCAACACGGTGAGCGGCGAGGTTCTGGTGCGCGACCACACCGGGCTCGTCAACGCGCACACCGTGTCGGGCGACATCACGGTCTCCGGCGCCATCCGCCGCTTCTCCTGCGACGGCGTCGCGGGAGAGGTGTTCGTCGACACCACCGGTGTGCCCGACGAGATCCAGAACAACACCGTCTCGGGCGACCTGACGGTGCGGCTCGAGGCGAGCACCGCGGTGCGCTACAACGTGAACTCGGTGTCGGGCACGCTGCAGCTCGGCACCTCGACCATCAAGGGCCTGCGCGGAGGCGGCTACAACGGCCGCACCGGCGAGCTCGACGGCGCCTGGACGGAGTTCAGGGCGAACTCGGTCTCCGGAGACATCACCGTCATGTTCCGGGAGGGGCAGGGCGAGCCCGCCTTCGACTCGGCTGCCTCGACCGGGTCTTCGTCCGGCGCTCCGTCGTTCGACGAGGGGGCGACGGCATGACTCCGCTCTTCGGCCATGGACACCTGCGCCTCTACCTGCTGAGCCTGCTCGACGAGTCGCCCAAGCACGGCTACGAGCTCATCCAGGCGCTCAGCGACCGCTTCGGCGGCACGTACAGCCCGAGCGCGGGCACGATCTACCCTCGTCTCGCGAAGCTCGAGGAGGAGGGCCTCGTCACCAAGACCGCCGACGGGCGGAAGACCGTCTACTCCATCACGGATGCGGGGCGCGCCGAGGTGGAGTCGCGTCGCGGTGAGCTCGACGAGATCGAGGCGCAGCTCTCCGACTCGGTGCGGCGCATCGCCGACGAGGTGCGCTCGGGGGTCAACGAGGCGATGAAGAGCCTCAAGGCCGATCTGGCCTCCGCCGCCCGCGAGGCGCGTGTCGCGGCGAAGGAGTCGGCGCGGTCGGCCCGGTCGGCGGGAGCCTCCGGGGCCGGGTGGTCGGAGACCCGCGGTTCCGACGCATCCGGGTTCCCCAGCCGGGCCGAGTCGGCCGAGGCGCTGCGGTCGGCGGACGTCGCGCTCACCGACTTCAGGCAGTCGATGCGGCTCGACCTGCGAAGGGCCTCGGCGCGGAGCCTCGACCCCGCCATCGTCGATCGGCTGAAGCTGCGGCTCGATGAGGTGCGGGCCGAGTTCCGCGACGAGCTCAAGCCACGCTGAGCCTGCGGCCCAGGAGGTAGCCGCGCCGACCGGATGCGAGGACCGGTCGGCGCGGCTGTACTATGGGCGGAGAAGGGGAGTATCCACTTCGCTGCCATCGTCATCACGGTGCCCGTCGTCGCGCACCCGGGGGCAGCGGTTCCCGCATCCGTCGACCCGGTCGTCGCGCTGCGGGCGCAGGAGAGACTTTCGCGGCTTCGTGCTGTCTGAATTCTCCTGAAAGGTCGCCTCCGTGCAACTGCCCCTCGCGTTCGAGATCGTCTCGCTCGTCGTGCTCGTGCTCATCCTCGCCGCCGACCTCGTGCTGGCGTACAAGAGGCCGCACGTGCCGTCGTTCAAGGAGGCGACGCTCTGGGTGGTGTTCTACGTCGGGCTCGCCCTGGTGTTCGCACTGCTCATGCTGCTGTTCTCCGACGGGGAGCAGGCGGGCCAGTTCCTGGCGGGGTGGCTCACCGAGTACAGCCTGTCGATCGACAACCTGTTCGTCTTCGTCATCATCATGTCGCGCTTCAACGTGCCGAGGAAGTACCAGCAGGAAGCGTTGATGGTGGGCATCATCATCGCGCTCGTGCTGCGCGGCATCTTCATCCTCATCGGGGCGCAGCTCATCGAGTCGCTCAGCTGGATCTTCTACATCTTCGGCGCGTTCCTGCTCTACACGGCGTTCAAGCAGGCCTTCGGGCACGACGACGACGAGGGCGCAGGCGAGAACCGGCTGGTGCGGATGCTGCGGCGGCGGGTCGCCATCTCCGACGACTTCGACGGGGCCAAGGTGCGCACCGTGGTCGACGGCCGCAAGATCTTCACCCCGATGATCATCGTGTTCATCGCGCTCGGCTCGACCGACCTGCTCTTCGCACTCGACTCCATCCCGGCGATCTTCGGCATCACACAGAACCCGTTCATCGTGTTCACGGCGAACGTGTTCGCGCTGATGGGGCTCCGTCAGCTCTACTTCCTGCTGGGGGGCCTGCTCGACCGGCTCATCTACCTGCACTACGGCATCGCGTTCATCCTCGCGTTCATCGGGGTGAAGCTGGTGTTCCACGCGCTGCACGAGAACGAGGTGCCGTTCATCAACGGAGGTGAGCACATCGAGTGGATCCCCGACATCGACACCTGGACCTCCCTCGCCGTCATCATCCTCTCGATGGCCGTGGCCACCATCGCCTCTCTCGTCGTCATGAAGCGACGCGGAGCCTCGGTGAAGGAGGAGCTCAAAGAGGCGGCCCAGGGGGACCGCGGCGCCGGCGAGTAGGCATCAATTACTCAGGCTGCCCAGGGCGCCTCCGCCCCCAGGATTGACGGCACCACGTCGCGTCGGCGTGGATGGTCACTCGATCCTGGAGGATGCCATGTCCCGATCCGTTCCCCGCGTGGGCCCCCTGCTCGCCGCAGCGGCAGTCGCCGCCCTCGTGCTCGCCGCCCCGAACGCCGCGTCGGCCGCCGATGCCGACGCGGTCGACGACGCGTACTCGCTCTCGACCGGCACCGTGCTCACGGCCGACGCCGCGTCGGGGCTGCTCGCCAACGACCTCGGCGTCGACCCAGGGCTGGGTCTCCTGATCTCGCTCGAGACACCGCCCGTGCACGGCACGCTGTCGGGCATCACGGCCGACGGGTCGTTCACCTACACTCCGCTCGAGGGGTGGGCGGGCGTCGACACCTTCAGCTACTGCCTCAAGCTCCCCGTGCCCCTGGCCTTCTGCGCCGGGTCGACGGCGACCGTGACGGTCACCACCACGCCGGTGATCGAGCGCATCGACGGAGCAGACCGGTACGCGACGGCGGCCGCCGTGTCGGCTGCGAAGTTCCCCGCGGGGGTCGACACGGTGTTCGTGGCGTCGGGCGAGGTGTTCCCCGACGCGCTGTCGGCCTCGGCGGCGGCAGGGGCTGAGGATGCTCCGGTGCTGTTGGTGCAGAAGGGCGCCATCCCGGCCGTCGTCGACACCGAGCTGCGCCGGCTCGCCCCCGACCACGTCGTGCTGCTCGGCGGGTCGAACACGGTCTCCGCCGCCGTGGAGTCGGCGCTCGGCGGCTACGGGGCGATGGATGTCACCCGCGTCGACGGCGTCGACCGCTACGCCGTCTCGGCAGCAGTCTCGGCGCGCACCTTCGCCCCGGCGCGCCCGGTGGTGTACATCGCCTCGGGCGAGGTGTTCCCCGACGCCCTGGCGGGCTCGGCGGCAGCCGGTCATCTCGGAGGGCCCGTGCTGCTCGTGCAGAGGGATGCGGTGCCGGCGACTGTGGCCACCGAGCTCGAGCGACTGAAGCCGCTCGCGGTCGTGGTGCTCGGAGGCGAGAACACCGTCACCGAGGCCACCCGCGCCGAGGTCGACCGCCTCGCCGGCCTGGTGGGTACTCGCATCAAGGGCGCCGACCGCTATGCGACCGCGGCGACCGTGTCGGAGAAGTCGTTCCTCCCGGTTGTCGACCACACGGTCTACGTGGCGTCGGGCGAGGTCTTTCCCGACGCACTCGCCGGCTCGGCCGCGGCCATCCGGGCACACGCCCCGGTGCTTCTCGTCACCCGCGACGGCATCCCCGCCGCCACCGCGACCGAACTCGATCGCCTCAACCCGACGCGCATCATCGTGCTGGGTGGTTCCCACACCGTCTCCGCGGCGACCTACGACGAGCTCGCGACCCACCTGGGGTGATGGGCGGGCCCCGGCGCTCGGCCGAGGTGCCTACCTGCCTGCGTTCCTGGTTCGGGCGCCGCCGCCGCCGAGGCGGGTGCGGGGGCGGGGGCGGAGGAGGAGTGCCGCCCCCGCGAGGACGAAGGCCAGGGCGGCGAGGGCCGGGAGCGCGACGGCGTGCGGGGTGGAGCCCGTGGCCGCGAGGGTCGAGCCGTCGCCCGCGCCGGAACCCGGTGTCGGCGAAGGGGAGGGGCCGGGAGGCGGAGCCGGCGTCGGTGTCGGGGTCGGTGAAACCGCGGCGGTGACGTCGAGGTCGGCCTGGGCGCGGAGGGCGGAGCCCGAGCCCCGGAGAGTGAGGGGCGCCGTGCCGACCGGGGTGACGGCGGGCACGGTGGCCGAGAGCGATGCGGTGCCGGAGCTGTCGGCGATGGTGGCGGCGATCGCCGTGTCGCCGAGGGTGACGACGACCCCTTCGCCCGGGCGGTAGCCCGTCGCCGCCAGCGGGATGCGCGAACCTTGCTCGGCGGCGGGCGGGGCATCGAGCGGCACCGGCGACTGGGCAGCGAGTGCCTCCGCACAGGCATCGCCCTGGAGGCCGTAGGGAAGGGTCGAGGGGTCACCGTCGACGACGGGAACCGCCGTGTCGCGCAGCAGCACGTTGTCGAAACCCGCACCCACGACCCCGGCGCCCGTCACGAGTCCGAGGCTGGTGCCGAAGCCCGAGCGGCGCCCCGCATCGGGCCGTCGCGAGCCGAGCGGAACGTCGACGGCGGCGCACCGCTCGCCCGCTGCGATGGTGAACGGCAGCGCGTGCATGTCTTGGGGGGCGGTGTAGTGGGTGAGCCAGCCGCTCACGGGGTCGGTGGTCGGCGCGGCGAGCACGACGGCGACGCGCGCCGACTCCACCGAAGCGTCGACGTCGACGGCGCCGTGCACCACCGAGAGCGCCGTGCGCGGCACGACGGCGGCCTCGCCGATCGACGGAGCCGTGACGAACGCGAGGTCGGAGAGCAGCACCGCGCCCGTGCCCACCCCGGTGAACAAGACCGACTCCACCCGGCTCAGGTCGACGCCCTGCAGTGCCGAGACCGGGATGCGCAGGTCTTGGTAGAGCATCTTCGGCAGTGCCGCGCTGGAGCCCGGCAGCCGGGTGAGTGCCGCGCCGTACTCGGCGGCGTCGACGGTGGCCGACCCGCCCGCCGTGTCGACCACGGTGACCGTGAGCGACACCGAGTCGGAGATCGTCTCGTCGGGCATCGCCCGCACCGTGAGGAATTCGGCGCTCGACGTGTCGAGCGCCCCGCCCGGAACGTCGACGACGAGCGTCGACGGTTCCGCGCGGCCCGCGGGCTCGGTCGAGTACTGGAAGTGCACCGACGTCGTCGTCGGGATGCGGGCGCCGTAGAGCGAGTCGGCGAACTCGCCCGCCTGCTCGGGGCGCACGTTGCCGGTGAGGCAGAACGGCAGCGACGAGGGATCGGCGATGTTCTCGGTGCTCTGGCAGTACGACGACACCCCGCGTCCGGTGGTGGTCACCTCGACGGCCGGGTCGGCGAAGGTGTTCACGTCGAGACGGGCCGACGAGGGGTAGACGGCGGTGACGCGCACATCGGCGCGACCGATCGACGCGGGCCGCGCATCCGAGCCGTCGAACTGGCCGAGGAATGCCGTCTCGTCGCCCAGGGTGAGCCGGAAGAAGCCGGCCACGTAGGCGGTGCCCACCGCGTACTGCTCCTCACGGCTGAGGCGAGAGGGGGCTGTCGAGCCGCAGGTGGGGTCGTCGGGCCCGAGCATCGGGTTCGTGTCCCAGTCGTCGCCCGACTCGAGGTACTCGGGCGAGGACCACACCGTGTTGAAGGCGTTGTGGTTCGCCCCCATCACGAGCACCGACGATCGCAGCACGTCGTCGCCGAAGGCGTGCCGCGAGTCGTTGATGTAATGCTGACCCTGCAGGTCGGTGAGGTCGCCGTCGCAGTAGGGCAGCACCACCGCCGTGGGCACGTCGGGCAGGGCGGTGCGGGTGAAGTCGGTGGGGGCGAGGGGGAGCACCGAGGCGATGCCGAAGGGGCCGCCCGGGGCGCCGACGAGCGTCGAGGCGTTGAGCACGGCTGCGCGCACGACCCCGTCGCCCCCGCGCGAGTGCCCCATGAGCCCCACCCGGTCGAGGTCGAGGCGCCCGACGAGTGCCGAGCCGATGCCCTCGACGGGGCCGGCATCGGCGGCGCGGAGCAGCGCGAGGTGGTCGAGCACGAGGTGGCCCCGCGCATCCGTCCCCTGGTCCGACCCGTGCATCCCGTTGAGGCGGTTGATGGCGTTGGCAGAGATCGACACCACGGCGTAGCCGTTCGAGGCGAGCGCCTCGGCGGGGCCGTCGTAGCCGAGGTAGCTCGGGATCTCGGTCTCTCCCTCGGCGCACGGCCACACCGGAGGCGCCTGGTCGTCGTCGGTGGCGCACGCGATGTGCTGACCGTGGAGGAGGATCGCGACGGGCAGTTCGCCGGCGAGCCCCTCAGGCAGGTAGACGGCGGCGCGCATCTCCCCGCGGGCGCCGTCGAACCCGTAGATCTCCTCGGCCTCGTCGCCGAGGTCGTAGTCGGCGCGCTCGACCGTGTAGGGGCCCGCGGTTCCAGGGTCGAGGTCGAGCCAGGGAGCGGCCGACGGCACGCTGCCGGATGCTGCGGGCCCGTCGCCGAGACCTCCGTCGTCTCGCGTGGCCGCGTCGCGGGCCGGGTCGCCCTCCCCGCTCCAGCCCACGAGCACCTGGCCTGCCGTGAGCACCGCCTCGTCGGGGGTGACCACGCTGAGCGAGGTGCCGTCGGCGGAGAGCACGGCGGCGCCGAGCGCCACCCCGTCTGCCCAGAGCACCGGAACGGCGGAGCGGTCGGGGAGCTCGCTGACGGTCTTGGTGACGCGGTAGCCCGATCCGTCGGCGAGTGCCTCGACCGTCCAGTCGGCGCCCGTGGCCACCGGAGCGGCCGGCGCGGAGGTGCCCGCGGCCGGGGTGCCCGCCGCAGGCGAGGAGCCCGCCGCAGGCGAGCCCGCTGTCGGCGAGCCCGCTGCCGATGCCGCCGAAGCCGCGACCGGCGCCCCCGTGAGCGCGAACGAGCAGAGTACAGCGAGAGCGCCCGTGAGCACCCGACGATCGAACCGAGTCATTGTTCCCCCTGGGCACGACAGTACAAGACGAGCGTGAGCCACCACGACCCGACGACACGGCAGTGGTACGATCGGCAGGTGCTGTTCGGTCGCCTTCTCCTTCGCTGCCGCGACGAGTCCTAGTTCTCAGGCCTCCCTCGTCGCGGAGTTCGTCGTTGGCTGACCCACTTACTCTCCGAAGGACACGCGAATCATGAGCACTCCCGCGAGCACCCGACCCCGCACCCTGGCCGAGAAGGTCTGGGACGACCACCTCGTGGTCAAGGGCGAAGACGGCAGCCCCGACCTCATCTACATCGACCTGCACCTGGTGCACGAGGTGACGAGCCCCCAGGCCTTCGACGGCCTGCGCGCCGAGGGCCGCCCCCTCCGCCGCCTCGACCTCACCATCGCCACCGAAGACCACAACACCCCGACGCTCGCCATCGACAAGCCGATCGCCGACCTCACGAGCCGCACCCAGATCGACACGCTGCGGAAGAACGCGCAGGAGTTCGGGGTGCGCCTGCACTCGCTCGGCGACGTCGAGCAGGGCATCGTGCACGTCGTCGGCCCGCAGCTCGGCCTCACCATGCCGGGCATCACGGTGGTGTGCGGCGACAGCCACACCTCCACCCACGGCGCGTTCGGCGCGATGGCGTTCGGCATCGGCACCAGCGAGGTCGAGCACGTGATGGCCACGCAGACGCTGCCGCTGAAGCGCTTCAAGACGATGGCCATCACCGTCGAGGGCACGCTGAAGCCGGGTGTCACCGCGAAAGACATCATCCTCGCCGTGATCGCCAAGATCGGCACGGGTGGCGGCCAGGGCTACGTGCTGGAGTACCGCGGCAGCGCCATCCGTTCGCTGTCGATGGACGGCCGCATGACCATCTGCAACATGTCGATCGAGGCGGGCGCCCGCGCCGGCATGGTCGCCCCCGACCAGACCACCTTCGACTACCTCGAGGGCCGCCCGCACGCTCCACAGGGCCAGGACTGGGACGACGCGGTCGCCTACTGGAAGACCCTCCCCACCGACGAGGGCGCCGTCTTCGACGCCGAGGTCTTCATCGACGCGGATGCGCTGGAGCCGTTCGTGACCTGGGGCACCAACCCGGGTCAGGGCGTCTCGCTCAGCGACGTCGTGCCGAACCCGGCCGACATCGACGACCCGAACGAGCGCGCCAGCGCCGAGCGGGCCCTGGAGTACATGGACCTGAAGGCCGGCACCCCGCTCAAGGAGGTGGCCGTCGACGCCGTGTTCATGGGCTCGTGCACGAACAGCCGCATCGAAGACCTGCGCGCCTTCGCGAGCATTATCAAGGGCCGCAAGAAGGCCGAGAACGTGCGCGTGATGGTGGTTCCGGGCAGCGCCCGCGTGCGCATCGAGGCCGAGGCCGAGGGCATCGACAAGATCGTCGAGGAGTTCGGCGCCGAG contains the following coding sequences:
- a CDS encoding glycoside hydrolase family 15 protein — encoded protein: MSLPIADYALIGDCHTAALVGIDGSIDWLCLPRFDSASTFGALLGTEEHGRWVVAPVDPGATSTRSYIDDTFVLVTRWQTAGGVAEVVDFMPMGAGRAEVVRRVRGVEGTVRLREELAIRFGYADALPWMRQAPEQGGHAVVGVAGPDAVIVRGPALRATDHAHAAEFEVSEGDEVDIVLTWYPSHRNPPGALDVSEQLDDTLAWWREWASAAPIEGEYAAAVRRSLLVLRALTHAETGGIVAAATTSLPEQFGGARNWDYRYTWIRDASLTLSALMIYGYEAEAGHWRRWLLRAIAGDPADIQIMYGLSGERHLPEYEVPSLPGYQGSSPVRVGNDASTQYQGDIFGELMIALREARRIGVEEDQYSWPLQRALLGFLEKTWQRPDNGIWEIRGPQQAFTHSRAMIWAAFACGVEAVERYGLPGDSARWAELRDAIRAEIEEHGFDAERNTFVQHYGGTQVDASLLLLGQIGFVAPDDPRMLGTVAQIEKELLRDGLLMRYRTETGVDGLAGGEHPFLACSFWLVQQYAHSGRLDDARALMSKLVALSNDVGLLSEEYDVEGARQAGNTPQAFSHLALVRAADAIARASQ
- a CDS encoding M23 family metallopeptidase, whose protein sequence is MKYRGTVLGVVAMTFVVGVAVATSVPAASLATVGSFDDIRIDAAPGAEQSFDAASGQLAAVARDGYVIHTPTPTPTPKPVASSQGGYGGAQCQAGADAVTETAGFSPVYPDGNRMSDLFGPRAEGFHKGIDMLNGPGVPVHAIADGIVIGASGNGGTGGVYISIAHKVGGVAVCSMYMHFQDGSLMAGVGDTVKAGQVIGLTGRTGNATTEHTHFELYGADGVRYDPMPFMTEHGII
- a CDS encoding DUF4097 family beta strand repeat-containing protein, translating into MVLEKWIVDGPKVIDIELVRSLKVGLIGGQVDIIGHDEPGARIEVHSVSGKDLKISIDGDALEIDHPQLRWDNFIEVFKSWRGNARADVSILVPRDVALKFGVISASGLISGLTADARVSTVNGDVVVDSVTGDLDLNTVSGEVLVRDHTGLVNAHTVSGDITVSGAIRRFSCDGVAGEVFVDTTGVPDEIQNNTVSGDLTVRLEASTAVRYNVNSVSGTLQLGTSTIKGLRGGGYNGRTGELDGAWTEFRANSVSGDITVMFREGQGEPAFDSAASTGSSSGAPSFDEGATA
- a CDS encoding PadR family transcriptional regulator, with amino-acid sequence MTPLFGHGHLRLYLLSLLDESPKHGYELIQALSDRFGGTYSPSAGTIYPRLAKLEEEGLVTKTADGRKTVYSITDAGRAEVESRRGELDEIEAQLSDSVRRIADEVRSGVNEAMKSLKADLASAAREARVAAKESARSARSAGASGAGWSETRGSDASGFPSRAESAEALRSADVALTDFRQSMRLDLRRASARSLDPAIVDRLKLRLDEVRAEFRDELKPR
- a CDS encoding TerC family protein codes for the protein MQLPLAFEIVSLVVLVLILAADLVLAYKRPHVPSFKEATLWVVFYVGLALVFALLMLLFSDGEQAGQFLAGWLTEYSLSIDNLFVFVIIMSRFNVPRKYQQEALMVGIIIALVLRGIFILIGAQLIESLSWIFYIFGAFLLYTAFKQAFGHDDDEGAGENRLVRMLRRRVAISDDFDGAKVRTVVDGRKIFTPMIIVFIALGSTDLLFALDSIPAIFGITQNPFIVFTANVFALMGLRQLYFLLGGLLDRLIYLHYGIAFILAFIGVKLVFHALHENEVPFINGGEHIEWIPDIDTWTSLAVIILSMAVATIASLVVMKRRGASVKEELKEAAQGDRGAGE
- a CDS encoding cell wall-binding repeat-containing protein yields the protein MSRSVPRVGPLLAAAAVAALVLAAPNAASAADADAVDDAYSLSTGTVLTADAASGLLANDLGVDPGLGLLISLETPPVHGTLSGITADGSFTYTPLEGWAGVDTFSYCLKLPVPLAFCAGSTATVTVTTTPVIERIDGADRYATAAAVSAAKFPAGVDTVFVASGEVFPDALSASAAAGAEDAPVLLVQKGAIPAVVDTELRRLAPDHVVLLGGSNTVSAAVESALGGYGAMDVTRVDGVDRYAVSAAVSARTFAPARPVVYIASGEVFPDALAGSAAAGHLGGPVLLVQRDAVPATVATELERLKPLAVVVLGGENTVTEATRAEVDRLAGLVGTRIKGADRYATAATVSEKSFLPVVDHTVYVASGEVFPDALAGSAAAIRAHAPVLLVTRDGIPAATATELDRLNPTRIIVLGGSHTVSAATYDELATHLG
- the leuC gene encoding 3-isopropylmalate dehydratase large subunit, with protein sequence MSTPASTRPRTLAEKVWDDHLVVKGEDGSPDLIYIDLHLVHEVTSPQAFDGLRAEGRPLRRLDLTIATEDHNTPTLAIDKPIADLTSRTQIDTLRKNAQEFGVRLHSLGDVEQGIVHVVGPQLGLTMPGITVVCGDSHTSTHGAFGAMAFGIGTSEVEHVMATQTLPLKRFKTMAITVEGTLKPGVTAKDIILAVIAKIGTGGGQGYVLEYRGSAIRSLSMDGRMTICNMSIEAGARAGMVAPDQTTFDYLEGRPHAPQGQDWDDAVAYWKTLPTDEGAVFDAEVFIDADALEPFVTWGTNPGQGVSLSDVVPNPADIDDPNERASAERALEYMDLKAGTPLKEVAVDAVFMGSCTNSRIEDLRAFASIIKGRKKAENVRVMVVPGSARVRIEAEAEGIDKIVEEFGAEWRFAGCSMCLGMNPDQLAPGERCASTSNRNFEGRQGKGGRTHLVSPVVAAATAIRGTLSGVADLDETADAQREMVGA